One window of Equus caballus isolate H_3958 breed thoroughbred chromosome 3, TB-T2T, whole genome shotgun sequence genomic DNA carries:
- the ATOH1 gene encoding transcription factor ATOH1 yields the protein MSRLLHAEEWAEVKELGDHHHHPQPHHLPQPPPPQPPATLQMREHPVYPAELSLLDSTDPRAWLAPTLQGICTARAAQYLLHSPELGASEAAAPREETDGRGELVRRSCGGGGGGGSSSSKSPGPVKVREQLCKLKGGVVVDELGCSRQRAPSSKQVNGVQKQRRLAANARERRRMHGLNHAFDQLRNVIPSFNNDKKLSKYETLQMAQIYINALSELLQTPSGGEQPPPPPASCKSDHHHLRAAAPYEGGAGTATAAGPQPASGGGSRPSPPGSCRTRFSTPASAGGYSVQLDALHFSTFEDSALKAMMAQKNLSPSLPGGILQPGQEESSKTSPRSHRSDGEFSPHSHYSDSDEAS from the coding sequence ATGTCCCGCCTGCTGCATGCAGAAGAGTGGGCTGAAGTGAAGGAGTTGGGGGACCACCATCACCATCCCCAGCCGCACCACCTCCCTCAGCCTCCGCCGCCACAGCCACCTGCGACTCTGCAGATGAGAGAGCATCCCGTCTACCCGGCCGAGCTGTCCCTCCTGGACAGCACCGACCCACGCGCCTGGCTGGCTCCCACTTTGCAGGGCATCTGCACAGCACGCGCCGCCCAGTACTTGCTGCATTCCCCCGAGCTGGGTGCCTCCGAGGCCGCGGCGCCCCGGGAGGAGACGGACGGCCGCGGGGAGCTGGTGAGGAGGAGctgtggcggcggcggcggcggtggcagcagcagcagcaagagcCCCGGGCCCGTGAAAGTGCGGGAACAGCTGTGCAAGCTGAAAGGCGGGGTGGTGGTAGATGAGCTGGGCTGCAGCCGCCAGCGCGCCCCTTCCAGCAAACAGGTGAACGGGGTGCAGAAGCAAAGGCGGCTGGCGGCCAACGCCAGGGAGCGACGCAGGATGCACGGGCTGAACCACGCCTTCGACCAGCTGCGCAACGTTATCCCGTCCTTCAACAACGACAAGAAGCTGTCCAAGTACGAGACCTTGCAGATGGCCCAGATATACATCAACGCCTTGTCTGAGCTGCTACAAACGCCCAGCGGTGGAGagcagccgccgccgccaccaGCATCTTGCAAGAGTGACCACCACCACCTTCGCGCCGCCGCCCCCTACGAAGGCGGCGCGGGCACCGCGACTGCAGCGGGGCCTCAGCCGGCCTCTGGAGGGGGCTCCCGGCCATCCCCGCCCGGAAGTTGCCGGACTCGCTTTTCGACCCCGGCCTCCGCGGGAGGGTACTCGGTGCAGCTGGACGCTCTGCACTTCTCGACTTTCGAGGACAGCGCCCTGAAGGCGATGATGGCGCAAAAGAACCTGTCGCCTTCTTTGCCCGGGGGCATCCTGCAGCCAGGGCAGGAGGAAAGTAGCAAAACTTCGCCCCGGTCCCACAGAAGCGACGGAGAGTTTTCCCCCCATTCCCATTACAGTGACTCGGATGAGGCAAGTTAG